A stretch of Henckelia pumila isolate YLH828 chromosome 4, ASM3356847v2, whole genome shotgun sequence DNA encodes these proteins:
- the LOC140860033 gene encoding regulator of nonsense transcripts UPF3 isoform X2: MKGPLDRTKVVVRHLPPTISQSNFIEQIDSRFSGRYRWLSFRPGKSSQKHITYSRASIDFYKSDDVLEFAEFFNGHVFVNEKGTQYKTIVEYAPSQRVPKNWSKNDGREGTILKDPEYLEFLDFLAKPTENLPSAEVQLERKEAERVGAPKDIPIVTPLMDYVRQKRAARGGARRTILNGKPTRRVSGMLSRNTSSGSSRSGSEKRTSTMYVLRDSSKGSSSKDKSSSMPVLKHDERLLDKSVNSVVVSGTDSLEGEGSSEVGKQKIILLKGKEKETSNASGVSSLQQNAAPPANNSHSPVSLKQNHRRESSDRIIRSVLNRDIRQNQTLSGSQSEHRIRNLNQDRDKKPPRPTNVQSFQKNANGSPEVKVSNHDSQAFHTEKEERRTRNRDRPDRGVWAPIRRSDGSHASDESLSSSASQTSQVVDSSEDMKNDVMIIRGGEFRHIGSGRGGLNSVGNGSYRQGGRRGSAYNIKDADGSQVEGKFPKRGASSGHVSHEKQVWVQKSSPGS, translated from the exons ATGAAGGGGCCGCTAGATCGAACGAAGGTGGTGGTGCGGCATTTGCCGCCGACTATTTCCCAGTCCAATTTCATCGAGCAGATCGATTCTCGCTTCTCTGGCCGCTACCGTTGGCTTTCGTTTCGGCCGGGCAAGTCAAG CCAGAAGCATATAACATATTCAAGGGCGAGCATTGACTTTTACAAATCAGATGATGTGCTGGAGTTTGCTGAGTTTTTTAATGGCCATGTTTTTGTCAACGAGAAAG gGACCCAATATAAAACAATTGTTGAGTACGCCCCTTCGCAGCGTGTTCCAAAGAATTGGTCAAAGAATGATGGTCGCGAAGGGACTATATTGAAAG ATCCTGAATATTTGGAGTTCCTTGATTTTCTTGCAAAGCCAACTGAGAATCTTCCCAGTGCAGAGGTACAATTGGAGAGAAAGGAAGCAGAACGAGTAG GTGCTCCGAAGGATATTCCTATAGTTACCCCTTTAATGGACTATGTTCGTCAGAAAAGAGCTGCTCGGGGTGGAGCTCGG AGAACCATTTTGAATGGAAAGCCAACGAGGAGAGTCAGTGGAATGCTCTCCAGGAATACAAGCTCAGGATCTTCAAGAAGTGGCTCAGAAAAAAGAACTTCCACCATG TACGTGTTAAGGGACAGCTCAAAGGGCTCAAGCAGCAAGGACAAATCATCTTCCATGCCAGTTTTAAAACATGATGAAAGGCTCTTGGACAAATCTGTCAATTCAGTTGTAGTCTCTGGAACTGATTCATTGGAAGGGGAAG GTTCCTCTGAAGTTGGGAAGCAGAAAATCATACTGCTGAAAGGGAAAGAAAAGGAAACCTCTAAT GCTTCTGGTGTTTCATCACTGCAGCAGAATGCAGCTCCTCCTGCCAACAATTCACACAGTCCAGTTTCTCTTAAACAGAATCACCGACGTGAATCTAGTGACAGGATTATCAGGAGTGTCCTTAATAGGGATATTCGGCAAAATCAAACATTATCTGGATCGCAATCTGAACACCGAATTCGCAATTTAAATCAGGACAGAGACAAGAAACCTCCTCGTCCCACAAATGTGCAGTCATTTCAGAAGAATGCAAATGGGTCTCCTGAGGTTAAGGTATCCAACCATGATTCCCAAGCTTTTCATACTGAGAAAGAAGAAAGACGGACAAGGAACAGGGATAGACCTGATCGTGGTGTTTGGGCTCCTATTCGGCGATCAGATGGATCGCATGCAAGTGATGAATCATTATCATCCTCTGCTTCCCAAACATCCCAAGTAGTGGATTCTTCTGAAG ATATGAAAAATGATGTGATGATTATCCGTGGTGGAGAGTTCAGACATATTGGAAGTGGTCGTGGAGGTCTTAATTCTGTTGGCAATG GTTCTTATAGGCAAGGGGGTCGGCGTGGTTCGGCATATAATATCAAGGATGCTGATGGCTCCCAAGTGGAAGGGAAATTCCCAAAGAGAGGGGCTTCTTCTGGCCATGTTTCCCATGAG AAGCAAGTGTGGGTCCAAAAGTCCAGTCCTGGTTCATAG
- the LOC140860033 gene encoding regulator of nonsense transcripts UPF3 isoform X3: MKGPLDRTKVVVRHLPPTISQSNFIEQIDSRFSGRYRWLSFRPGKSSQKHITYSRASIDFYKSDDVLEFAEFFNGHVFVNEKGTQYKTIVEYAPSQRVPKNWSKNDGREGTILKDPEYLEFLDFLAKPTENLPSAEVQLERKEAERVGAPKDIPIVTPLMDYVRQKRAARGGARRTILNGKPTRRVSGMLSRNTSSGSSRSGSEKRTSTMYVLRDSSKGSSSKDKSSSMPVLKHDERLLDKSVNSVVVSGTDSLEGEGGSGSSEVGKQKIILLKGKEKETSNQNAAPPANNSHSPVSLKQNHRRESSDRIIRSVLNRDIRQNQTLSGSQSEHRIRNLNQDRDKKPPRPTNVQSFQKNANGSPEVKVSNHDSQAFHTEKEERRTRNRDRPDRGVWAPIRRSDGSHASDESLSSSASQTSQVVDSSEDMKNDVMIIRGGEFRHIGSGRGGLNSVGNGSYRQGGRRGSAYNIKDADGSQVEGKFPKRGASSGHVSHEKQVWVQKSSPGS; encoded by the exons ATGAAGGGGCCGCTAGATCGAACGAAGGTGGTGGTGCGGCATTTGCCGCCGACTATTTCCCAGTCCAATTTCATCGAGCAGATCGATTCTCGCTTCTCTGGCCGCTACCGTTGGCTTTCGTTTCGGCCGGGCAAGTCAAG CCAGAAGCATATAACATATTCAAGGGCGAGCATTGACTTTTACAAATCAGATGATGTGCTGGAGTTTGCTGAGTTTTTTAATGGCCATGTTTTTGTCAACGAGAAAG gGACCCAATATAAAACAATTGTTGAGTACGCCCCTTCGCAGCGTGTTCCAAAGAATTGGTCAAAGAATGATGGTCGCGAAGGGACTATATTGAAAG ATCCTGAATATTTGGAGTTCCTTGATTTTCTTGCAAAGCCAACTGAGAATCTTCCCAGTGCAGAGGTACAATTGGAGAGAAAGGAAGCAGAACGAGTAG GTGCTCCGAAGGATATTCCTATAGTTACCCCTTTAATGGACTATGTTCGTCAGAAAAGAGCTGCTCGGGGTGGAGCTCGG AGAACCATTTTGAATGGAAAGCCAACGAGGAGAGTCAGTGGAATGCTCTCCAGGAATACAAGCTCAGGATCTTCAAGAAGTGGCTCAGAAAAAAGAACTTCCACCATG TACGTGTTAAGGGACAGCTCAAAGGGCTCAAGCAGCAAGGACAAATCATCTTCCATGCCAGTTTTAAAACATGATGAAAGGCTCTTGGACAAATCTGTCAATTCAGTTGTAGTCTCTGGAACTGATTCATTGGAAGGGGAAG GTGGCTCAGGTTCCTCTGAAGTTGGGAAGCAGAAAATCATACTGCTGAAAGGGAAAGAAAAGGAAACCTCTAAT CAGAATGCAGCTCCTCCTGCCAACAATTCACACAGTCCAGTTTCTCTTAAACAGAATCACCGACGTGAATCTAGTGACAGGATTATCAGGAGTGTCCTTAATAGGGATATTCGGCAAAATCAAACATTATCTGGATCGCAATCTGAACACCGAATTCGCAATTTAAATCAGGACAGAGACAAGAAACCTCCTCGTCCCACAAATGTGCAGTCATTTCAGAAGAATGCAAATGGGTCTCCTGAGGTTAAGGTATCCAACCATGATTCCCAAGCTTTTCATACTGAGAAAGAAGAAAGACGGACAAGGAACAGGGATAGACCTGATCGTGGTGTTTGGGCTCCTATTCGGCGATCAGATGGATCGCATGCAAGTGATGAATCATTATCATCCTCTGCTTCCCAAACATCCCAAGTAGTGGATTCTTCTGAAG ATATGAAAAATGATGTGATGATTATCCGTGGTGGAGAGTTCAGACATATTGGAAGTGGTCGTGGAGGTCTTAATTCTGTTGGCAATG GTTCTTATAGGCAAGGGGGTCGGCGTGGTTCGGCATATAATATCAAGGATGCTGATGGCTCCCAAGTGGAAGGGAAATTCCCAAAGAGAGGGGCTTCTTCTGGCCATGTTTCCCATGAG AAGCAAGTGTGGGTCCAAAAGTCCAGTCCTGGTTCATAG
- the LOC140860033 gene encoding regulator of nonsense transcripts UPF3 isoform X4, giving the protein MKGPLDRTKVVVRHLPPTISQSNFIEQIDSRFSGRYRWLSFRPGKSSQKHITYSRASIDFYKSDDVLEFAEFFNGHVFVNEKGTQYKTIVEYAPSQRVPKNWSKNDGREGTILKDPEYLEFLDFLAKPTENLPSAEVQLERKEAERVGAPKDIPIVTPLMDYVRQKRAARGGARRTILNGKPTRRVSGMLSRNTSSGSSRSGSEKRTSTMYVLRDSSKGSSSKDKSSSMPVLKHDERLLDKSVNSVVVSGTDSLEGEGGSGSSEVGKQKIILLKGKEKETSNNAAPPANNSHSPVSLKQNHRRESSDRIIRSVLNRDIRQNQTLSGSQSEHRIRNLNQDRDKKPPRPTNVQSFQKNANGSPEVKVSNHDSQAFHTEKEERRTRNRDRPDRGVWAPIRRSDGSHASDESLSSSASQTSQVVDSSEDMKNDVMIIRGGEFRHIGSGRGGLNSVGNGSYRQGGRRGSAYNIKDADGSQVEGKFPKRGASSGHVSHEKQVWVQKSSPGS; this is encoded by the exons ATGAAGGGGCCGCTAGATCGAACGAAGGTGGTGGTGCGGCATTTGCCGCCGACTATTTCCCAGTCCAATTTCATCGAGCAGATCGATTCTCGCTTCTCTGGCCGCTACCGTTGGCTTTCGTTTCGGCCGGGCAAGTCAAG CCAGAAGCATATAACATATTCAAGGGCGAGCATTGACTTTTACAAATCAGATGATGTGCTGGAGTTTGCTGAGTTTTTTAATGGCCATGTTTTTGTCAACGAGAAAG gGACCCAATATAAAACAATTGTTGAGTACGCCCCTTCGCAGCGTGTTCCAAAGAATTGGTCAAAGAATGATGGTCGCGAAGGGACTATATTGAAAG ATCCTGAATATTTGGAGTTCCTTGATTTTCTTGCAAAGCCAACTGAGAATCTTCCCAGTGCAGAGGTACAATTGGAGAGAAAGGAAGCAGAACGAGTAG GTGCTCCGAAGGATATTCCTATAGTTACCCCTTTAATGGACTATGTTCGTCAGAAAAGAGCTGCTCGGGGTGGAGCTCGG AGAACCATTTTGAATGGAAAGCCAACGAGGAGAGTCAGTGGAATGCTCTCCAGGAATACAAGCTCAGGATCTTCAAGAAGTGGCTCAGAAAAAAGAACTTCCACCATG TACGTGTTAAGGGACAGCTCAAAGGGCTCAAGCAGCAAGGACAAATCATCTTCCATGCCAGTTTTAAAACATGATGAAAGGCTCTTGGACAAATCTGTCAATTCAGTTGTAGTCTCTGGAACTGATTCATTGGAAGGGGAAG GTGGCTCAGGTTCCTCTGAAGTTGGGAAGCAGAAAATCATACTGCTGAAAGGGAAAGAAAAGGAAACCTCTAAT AATGCAGCTCCTCCTGCCAACAATTCACACAGTCCAGTTTCTCTTAAACAGAATCACCGACGTGAATCTAGTGACAGGATTATCAGGAGTGTCCTTAATAGGGATATTCGGCAAAATCAAACATTATCTGGATCGCAATCTGAACACCGAATTCGCAATTTAAATCAGGACAGAGACAAGAAACCTCCTCGTCCCACAAATGTGCAGTCATTTCAGAAGAATGCAAATGGGTCTCCTGAGGTTAAGGTATCCAACCATGATTCCCAAGCTTTTCATACTGAGAAAGAAGAAAGACGGACAAGGAACAGGGATAGACCTGATCGTGGTGTTTGGGCTCCTATTCGGCGATCAGATGGATCGCATGCAAGTGATGAATCATTATCATCCTCTGCTTCCCAAACATCCCAAGTAGTGGATTCTTCTGAAG ATATGAAAAATGATGTGATGATTATCCGTGGTGGAGAGTTCAGACATATTGGAAGTGGTCGTGGAGGTCTTAATTCTGTTGGCAATG GTTCTTATAGGCAAGGGGGTCGGCGTGGTTCGGCATATAATATCAAGGATGCTGATGGCTCCCAAGTGGAAGGGAAATTCCCAAAGAGAGGGGCTTCTTCTGGCCATGTTTCCCATGAG AAGCAAGTGTGGGTCCAAAAGTCCAGTCCTGGTTCATAG
- the LOC140860033 gene encoding regulator of nonsense transcripts UPF3 isoform X5 — translation MKGPLDRTKVVVRHLPPTISQSNFIEQIDSRFSGRYRWLSFRPGKSSQKHITYSRASIDFYKSDDVLEFAEFFNGHVFVNEKGTQYKTIVEYAPSQRVPKNWSKNDGREGTILKDPEYLEFLDFLAKPTENLPSAEVQLERKEAERVGAPKDIPIVTPLMDYVRQKRAARGGARRTILNGKPTRRVSGMLSRNTSSGSSRSGSEKRTSTMYVLRDSSKGSSSKDKSSSMPVLKHDERLLDKSVNSVVVSGTDSLEGEGSSEVGKQKIILLKGKEKETSNQNAAPPANNSHSPVSLKQNHRRESSDRIIRSVLNRDIRQNQTLSGSQSEHRIRNLNQDRDKKPPRPTNVQSFQKNANGSPEVKVSNHDSQAFHTEKEERRTRNRDRPDRGVWAPIRRSDGSHASDESLSSSASQTSQVVDSSEDMKNDVMIIRGGEFRHIGSGRGGLNSVGNGSYRQGGRRGSAYNIKDADGSQVEGKFPKRGASSGHVSHEKQVWVQKSSPGS, via the exons ATGAAGGGGCCGCTAGATCGAACGAAGGTGGTGGTGCGGCATTTGCCGCCGACTATTTCCCAGTCCAATTTCATCGAGCAGATCGATTCTCGCTTCTCTGGCCGCTACCGTTGGCTTTCGTTTCGGCCGGGCAAGTCAAG CCAGAAGCATATAACATATTCAAGGGCGAGCATTGACTTTTACAAATCAGATGATGTGCTGGAGTTTGCTGAGTTTTTTAATGGCCATGTTTTTGTCAACGAGAAAG gGACCCAATATAAAACAATTGTTGAGTACGCCCCTTCGCAGCGTGTTCCAAAGAATTGGTCAAAGAATGATGGTCGCGAAGGGACTATATTGAAAG ATCCTGAATATTTGGAGTTCCTTGATTTTCTTGCAAAGCCAACTGAGAATCTTCCCAGTGCAGAGGTACAATTGGAGAGAAAGGAAGCAGAACGAGTAG GTGCTCCGAAGGATATTCCTATAGTTACCCCTTTAATGGACTATGTTCGTCAGAAAAGAGCTGCTCGGGGTGGAGCTCGG AGAACCATTTTGAATGGAAAGCCAACGAGGAGAGTCAGTGGAATGCTCTCCAGGAATACAAGCTCAGGATCTTCAAGAAGTGGCTCAGAAAAAAGAACTTCCACCATG TACGTGTTAAGGGACAGCTCAAAGGGCTCAAGCAGCAAGGACAAATCATCTTCCATGCCAGTTTTAAAACATGATGAAAGGCTCTTGGACAAATCTGTCAATTCAGTTGTAGTCTCTGGAACTGATTCATTGGAAGGGGAAG GTTCCTCTGAAGTTGGGAAGCAGAAAATCATACTGCTGAAAGGGAAAGAAAAGGAAACCTCTAAT CAGAATGCAGCTCCTCCTGCCAACAATTCACACAGTCCAGTTTCTCTTAAACAGAATCACCGACGTGAATCTAGTGACAGGATTATCAGGAGTGTCCTTAATAGGGATATTCGGCAAAATCAAACATTATCTGGATCGCAATCTGAACACCGAATTCGCAATTTAAATCAGGACAGAGACAAGAAACCTCCTCGTCCCACAAATGTGCAGTCATTTCAGAAGAATGCAAATGGGTCTCCTGAGGTTAAGGTATCCAACCATGATTCCCAAGCTTTTCATACTGAGAAAGAAGAAAGACGGACAAGGAACAGGGATAGACCTGATCGTGGTGTTTGGGCTCCTATTCGGCGATCAGATGGATCGCATGCAAGTGATGAATCATTATCATCCTCTGCTTCCCAAACATCCCAAGTAGTGGATTCTTCTGAAG ATATGAAAAATGATGTGATGATTATCCGTGGTGGAGAGTTCAGACATATTGGAAGTGGTCGTGGAGGTCTTAATTCTGTTGGCAATG GTTCTTATAGGCAAGGGGGTCGGCGTGGTTCGGCATATAATATCAAGGATGCTGATGGCTCCCAAGTGGAAGGGAAATTCCCAAAGAGAGGGGCTTCTTCTGGCCATGTTTCCCATGAG AAGCAAGTGTGGGTCCAAAAGTCCAGTCCTGGTTCATAG
- the LOC140860033 gene encoding regulator of nonsense transcripts UPF3 isoform X6, protein MKGPLDRTKVVVRHLPPTISQSNFIEQIDSRFSGRYRWLSFRPGKSSQKHITYSRASIDFYKSDDVLEFAEFFNGHVFVNEKGTQYKTIVEYAPSQRVPKNWSKNDGREGTILKDPEYLEFLDFLAKPTENLPSAEVQLERKEAERVGAPKDIPIVTPLMDYVRQKRAARGGARRTILNGKPTRRVSGMLSRNTSSGSSRSGSEKRTSTMYVLRDSSKGSSSKDKSSSMPVLKHDERLLDKSVNSVVVSGTDSLEGEGSSEVGKQKIILLKGKEKETSNNAAPPANNSHSPVSLKQNHRRESSDRIIRSVLNRDIRQNQTLSGSQSEHRIRNLNQDRDKKPPRPTNVQSFQKNANGSPEVKVSNHDSQAFHTEKEERRTRNRDRPDRGVWAPIRRSDGSHASDESLSSSASQTSQVVDSSEDMKNDVMIIRGGEFRHIGSGRGGLNSVGNGSYRQGGRRGSAYNIKDADGSQVEGKFPKRGASSGHVSHEKQVWVQKSSPGS, encoded by the exons ATGAAGGGGCCGCTAGATCGAACGAAGGTGGTGGTGCGGCATTTGCCGCCGACTATTTCCCAGTCCAATTTCATCGAGCAGATCGATTCTCGCTTCTCTGGCCGCTACCGTTGGCTTTCGTTTCGGCCGGGCAAGTCAAG CCAGAAGCATATAACATATTCAAGGGCGAGCATTGACTTTTACAAATCAGATGATGTGCTGGAGTTTGCTGAGTTTTTTAATGGCCATGTTTTTGTCAACGAGAAAG gGACCCAATATAAAACAATTGTTGAGTACGCCCCTTCGCAGCGTGTTCCAAAGAATTGGTCAAAGAATGATGGTCGCGAAGGGACTATATTGAAAG ATCCTGAATATTTGGAGTTCCTTGATTTTCTTGCAAAGCCAACTGAGAATCTTCCCAGTGCAGAGGTACAATTGGAGAGAAAGGAAGCAGAACGAGTAG GTGCTCCGAAGGATATTCCTATAGTTACCCCTTTAATGGACTATGTTCGTCAGAAAAGAGCTGCTCGGGGTGGAGCTCGG AGAACCATTTTGAATGGAAAGCCAACGAGGAGAGTCAGTGGAATGCTCTCCAGGAATACAAGCTCAGGATCTTCAAGAAGTGGCTCAGAAAAAAGAACTTCCACCATG TACGTGTTAAGGGACAGCTCAAAGGGCTCAAGCAGCAAGGACAAATCATCTTCCATGCCAGTTTTAAAACATGATGAAAGGCTCTTGGACAAATCTGTCAATTCAGTTGTAGTCTCTGGAACTGATTCATTGGAAGGGGAAG GTTCCTCTGAAGTTGGGAAGCAGAAAATCATACTGCTGAAAGGGAAAGAAAAGGAAACCTCTAAT AATGCAGCTCCTCCTGCCAACAATTCACACAGTCCAGTTTCTCTTAAACAGAATCACCGACGTGAATCTAGTGACAGGATTATCAGGAGTGTCCTTAATAGGGATATTCGGCAAAATCAAACATTATCTGGATCGCAATCTGAACACCGAATTCGCAATTTAAATCAGGACAGAGACAAGAAACCTCCTCGTCCCACAAATGTGCAGTCATTTCAGAAGAATGCAAATGGGTCTCCTGAGGTTAAGGTATCCAACCATGATTCCCAAGCTTTTCATACTGAGAAAGAAGAAAGACGGACAAGGAACAGGGATAGACCTGATCGTGGTGTTTGGGCTCCTATTCGGCGATCAGATGGATCGCATGCAAGTGATGAATCATTATCATCCTCTGCTTCCCAAACATCCCAAGTAGTGGATTCTTCTGAAG ATATGAAAAATGATGTGATGATTATCCGTGGTGGAGAGTTCAGACATATTGGAAGTGGTCGTGGAGGTCTTAATTCTGTTGGCAATG GTTCTTATAGGCAAGGGGGTCGGCGTGGTTCGGCATATAATATCAAGGATGCTGATGGCTCCCAAGTGGAAGGGAAATTCCCAAAGAGAGGGGCTTCTTCTGGCCATGTTTCCCATGAG AAGCAAGTGTGGGTCCAAAAGTCCAGTCCTGGTTCATAG
- the LOC140860033 gene encoding regulator of nonsense transcripts UPF3 isoform X1 — MKGPLDRTKVVVRHLPPTISQSNFIEQIDSRFSGRYRWLSFRPGKSSQKHITYSRASIDFYKSDDVLEFAEFFNGHVFVNEKGTQYKTIVEYAPSQRVPKNWSKNDGREGTILKDPEYLEFLDFLAKPTENLPSAEVQLERKEAERVGAPKDIPIVTPLMDYVRQKRAARGGARRTILNGKPTRRVSGMLSRNTSSGSSRSGSEKRTSTMYVLRDSSKGSSSKDKSSSMPVLKHDERLLDKSVNSVVVSGTDSLEGEGGSGSSEVGKQKIILLKGKEKETSNASGVSSLQQNAAPPANNSHSPVSLKQNHRRESSDRIIRSVLNRDIRQNQTLSGSQSEHRIRNLNQDRDKKPPRPTNVQSFQKNANGSPEVKVSNHDSQAFHTEKEERRTRNRDRPDRGVWAPIRRSDGSHASDESLSSSASQTSQVVDSSEDMKNDVMIIRGGEFRHIGSGRGGLNSVGNGSYRQGGRRGSAYNIKDADGSQVEGKFPKRGASSGHVSHEKQVWVQKSSPGS; from the exons ATGAAGGGGCCGCTAGATCGAACGAAGGTGGTGGTGCGGCATTTGCCGCCGACTATTTCCCAGTCCAATTTCATCGAGCAGATCGATTCTCGCTTCTCTGGCCGCTACCGTTGGCTTTCGTTTCGGCCGGGCAAGTCAAG CCAGAAGCATATAACATATTCAAGGGCGAGCATTGACTTTTACAAATCAGATGATGTGCTGGAGTTTGCTGAGTTTTTTAATGGCCATGTTTTTGTCAACGAGAAAG gGACCCAATATAAAACAATTGTTGAGTACGCCCCTTCGCAGCGTGTTCCAAAGAATTGGTCAAAGAATGATGGTCGCGAAGGGACTATATTGAAAG ATCCTGAATATTTGGAGTTCCTTGATTTTCTTGCAAAGCCAACTGAGAATCTTCCCAGTGCAGAGGTACAATTGGAGAGAAAGGAAGCAGAACGAGTAG GTGCTCCGAAGGATATTCCTATAGTTACCCCTTTAATGGACTATGTTCGTCAGAAAAGAGCTGCTCGGGGTGGAGCTCGG AGAACCATTTTGAATGGAAAGCCAACGAGGAGAGTCAGTGGAATGCTCTCCAGGAATACAAGCTCAGGATCTTCAAGAAGTGGCTCAGAAAAAAGAACTTCCACCATG TACGTGTTAAGGGACAGCTCAAAGGGCTCAAGCAGCAAGGACAAATCATCTTCCATGCCAGTTTTAAAACATGATGAAAGGCTCTTGGACAAATCTGTCAATTCAGTTGTAGTCTCTGGAACTGATTCATTGGAAGGGGAAG GTGGCTCAGGTTCCTCTGAAGTTGGGAAGCAGAAAATCATACTGCTGAAAGGGAAAGAAAAGGAAACCTCTAAT GCTTCTGGTGTTTCATCACTGCAGCAGAATGCAGCTCCTCCTGCCAACAATTCACACAGTCCAGTTTCTCTTAAACAGAATCACCGACGTGAATCTAGTGACAGGATTATCAGGAGTGTCCTTAATAGGGATATTCGGCAAAATCAAACATTATCTGGATCGCAATCTGAACACCGAATTCGCAATTTAAATCAGGACAGAGACAAGAAACCTCCTCGTCCCACAAATGTGCAGTCATTTCAGAAGAATGCAAATGGGTCTCCTGAGGTTAAGGTATCCAACCATGATTCCCAAGCTTTTCATACTGAGAAAGAAGAAAGACGGACAAGGAACAGGGATAGACCTGATCGTGGTGTTTGGGCTCCTATTCGGCGATCAGATGGATCGCATGCAAGTGATGAATCATTATCATCCTCTGCTTCCCAAACATCCCAAGTAGTGGATTCTTCTGAAG ATATGAAAAATGATGTGATGATTATCCGTGGTGGAGAGTTCAGACATATTGGAAGTGGTCGTGGAGGTCTTAATTCTGTTGGCAATG GTTCTTATAGGCAAGGGGGTCGGCGTGGTTCGGCATATAATATCAAGGATGCTGATGGCTCCCAAGTGGAAGGGAAATTCCCAAAGAGAGGGGCTTCTTCTGGCCATGTTTCCCATGAG AAGCAAGTGTGGGTCCAAAAGTCCAGTCCTGGTTCATAG